Below is a genomic region from Miniphocaeibacter halophilus.
TTATTCTAGACATTTTCTTAAATCCAAACTTACTATATAAATGAATTGCTTTAAAATTATATTCCCTTACTTCTAGCGATATATATTTTATATTGTTCTCCTTACAATAATCTACTATATATTGCATAATTTTATTTCCATATCCTTGATTTTGTTCTTCTTCTATTATTCCAATATTATGAATCTGACATTCATCTAAAACAATTATCATCCCGAAATAACCTATTAAGTCATTGTTTTTTTCCACTACAAAATAATGGGCATATTCATTATTTAAGGCACTTTTAAAACTTTCATATGACCAAGGATTTTTAAAAATCTTTCTTTCTAATTCTGAAATTAAATCTATATCAGAATAAATCATCTTTCTAATTTTAAACATTTTTAATCTTCATCTCCAAGTCCCTTTGTGCTTGTGATTTTCTTATATATTCCGGTTTTAAAGTTAAATAACTTTCTTCTAAAACCCCATTCTTTTCCTTGTTAGCTAAAAAACATAAACTTCTGCCAATACAACTATTTAAAGATGCAGGTGCTATTGAAAATTTATTATTTTCCTTTATTTCCATTTCAAAGTCAGAATTAATATCGCCAACAAAAATAATTTCATCATATTTTTCATTTAATTTATTCATAAGTTCATCAAAATAAATTAAATTATCATCTTCTATATTAATTATTTCATTATTACTGTATTTATAAACACCATAATATACCCTTCCTCCTCTAGCATCTAAAATTGGAACTATTATTTTATCACTTATAATTTGAGAAGCTAGGGCCTTTAAGGTTGAAATACCTATTATGTCCTTATTGAAAATTTGAGCAAAAGTCTTTCCTACAGTCATTCCAATTCTAAGTCCTGTAAAAGAACCTGGCCCTTTCCCAACAACATATAGGTCTATATCTTCTATTTTTATATTTAAATTTTTTAATAAATCTTTAATCATAGGTACTAATGTTTCACTATGTGTTAATTCTTGATTTATATTATAATCTCCAATTATAATTCCATCTTCCATAACTGAACAGCTTGAAATCATAGTTGAAGTGTCAATACTTAATATTTTCATTTTACTTCAATCTTTCTATTAGTTCTTTTTCTTTATTATTTTTACCTTCAATAACAAATTCTCTTTCTGTTTCTCCTAGTTTGTTTATAGAAATTTCTATATAGTCTCTTGGTAAATAATTTAAGGCTCTTTCTGCCCACTCTACTATTGTTACCCCACTAGGATAATAATAATTATCTATATCTATAGTTTCCACTTCCGATTCATCTTCTAATCTGTATAAATCTAAATGATTTAGTTCTATATTACCATAGTAAGTATTAACTAGGGAAAAAGTAGGACTTGTTACATTATCCTTTATATTTAATGAATCTGCTATCATTTTTGTAAAAGTAGTTTTACCTGCTCCCATTTCTCCTTTTAAGGAAATTACATATCCTTTTTTTAAGGCTTTAGATATTTTTTTAGCAAACTCATTTGTTTCTTTTTCATTTTTTGAAATGTATTTATACATAATCCACCTCATTATACTAGTATAAAACTTATAGCTAAATCAAGCAATCCTTATATTGAATATTATTAATTAAAAAAGAATCGTATTGCTACGATTCTAAAAGTATATTTCATAATTCTTTTTTTGGCAATATTAAATTATTAAGGTTTAAACTTAATTTTAACTGCCATAACTTTTACCTAATCTAGGTAATAAAGGTTTATACAATATTCCTAAAATCATAGCGTTTAAAGCACCTTTAATTATATTAAAAGGTACAATTGAAAATAAGATAAAAGTTGGCACATTACTAACTAACGGATTAATTTTCTCCATTGAAGGCGCAAAGGTCTCCATTGGTAATCCATATAGTGGAAATATTACATAGTAGTTACTTAAGGTTGCTAATGCACTCATTAAAATAATTCCTATTGTTAGTGAAAAAATCGCATTTTTAAATGTTTTCTTTCTTTTGTATATTAATGATGCCGTAACAACTAGGGAAGATGAAACTATTAAATTCGATAATTCACCAAATCCTGCTGTTAAAGTTCCTTGTGTTAAAAATTTTAATAAAAGTTTAACAACAATTACTATAAATCCCCATAAAGGACCAAATGTAAATCCTGCAATAATTGCCGGCACCTCTGAAACATCTATTTTCATAAATGGTGGTGCAAAAGGCAAAGGAAAATCAAACAACATTAATATTGAAGCTATGGCTCCAAGTAGTGCTACTTTTATCATTATAGATAAATTATTATTTTTTCTCATTATATCCTCCTAAATATTTAGGACATAAAAAATGCCCCTTTAATACTTCCGGGCATTTGGATATACAAATTAGCATTTATTCAGCTTTCTTCTTTCATCCAGACTATACTGTCGGTATTGGAATTTCACCAATTCAACCCTTACGGCTCGCGGACTTTACCGCCGGTGAGGAATTTAACCTCGCCCTGAAGATAATTTAATTATAGCACTATACTGTATCTTCTTCAAGTCCACTAAATTATACCTGCCTTTTAACTTCTTATATTTATATTTAAATAAAAAATTTCATTAATGTTATAATAAATACGATTAAAAAATTAATGAGGTGTTATATGGAAAATATAGAAATTGTAAAAAGACTTATGAACTTTATTGATAATAGTCCATCAGTTTTTCATGTAGTGGATAATTTTGAAAAATCTCTTATGGAGAAAGGTTATACAAAACTTTCTAGAAATAAAAAATGGAACTTAAAAAGAAACGGAAAATATTTTGTTTCAAATAATAACAGTGCAATTATAGCTTTTCAAATGGGAAATAACTTAAAGGACAATTATTTTAGAATAATTGGTTCCCATAGTGATTCACCAACTTTCAGAGTTAAACCTTCTCCTGAAATATTTGAAAAAAACCATTTTGTAAAACTCAATACAGAAGTTTATGGTGGTCCTATATTAAGCACTTGGTTTGACAGACCCTTATCTTTAGCAGGTAGAGTTGTATTAAAATCAAAGGATATTTTTAGTCCAACTATAAGAAATATTAATATAGACAAAAATCTTCTTATTATACCAAACCTAGCTATTCACATGAATCGTGAAATAAACAACGGTTATAAATATAATAAGCAAAAAGATACTTTACCAATTATTGGATTAATAAACGAAGAACTCGAAAAAGAAAACTACCTTTTAAATATTATTTCAAAAGAAATAAATGAGGATATAAATAATATATTAGATTTTGATCTTTTCCTATATGATAGACAAAAGGGTGAATTTCTTGGTAATAATAAGGAATTCTTTACAATTGGAAAAATCGATAATCTTGGAATGGCCCACGCTAGTATGGAGGCCTTATTAAATTCAGAAGATTCGGAGTTTACAAAACTTGTACTGGTTTCTGATAACGAAGAAGTAGGTTCCCAAACAAAACAAGGTGCAGGCTCCCCTTTTTTAAGAGATACTTTAAAAAGAATTATTACTACAAGTGGTGGTAGTTTTGAAGATTTTGAAATTGCATTAGATAAATCATTTTTAATTTCTGCCGACCAAGCTCACTCAGTACATCCTAATTATATTGAGAAAAACGACCCTACAAATTCACCCTTAATTAACAAAGGTCCGGTTATAAAGGTGTCCGCAAGAATGAATTATACTAGTGATGGAGTTTCATCATCAATCTTTTCACAATTATGTAATAGTGTAAATATTCCAGTTCAATACTTTGTAAACCGTTCAGACATATTAGGTGGCTCAACTATTGGTCCTATTACTACTCAAAATTTAAATATAAATTCAGTAGATATCGGAAATCCTATACTTTCAATGCATTCCATAAGGGAATTAGCCGGAGTAAAAGACCAGGAATATATTTACAAGGCATTTTTAGAATTTTTCAAATAAGACAGGTTTTCCTGTCTTATTTATTGTTTAAATAGTAAATCGCCAATTGAGTTCTATCTCTTAAGTCAAGTTTTTCTAAGATTGAACTAATATAATTTCTTATAGTTCCTTCACTTAAATATAATTTATTTGAAATTTCTTTATTGTTTAAACCTTCAGCTACTTCTTTTAAAATAATCAATTCTTTTTCTGTTAATATTTTTGAAATTTCCTTCTTGTTCACACTTTCATTGTATATTGTATTTAACACATTTGATCCAAAAACCTTTTGACCTGCATTGACAGCCTTTATAGCAGGTATAATATTTTCAAAATCATCCTTTAAAATATAACCATAAGCTCCTAATGACAAGGCGTTTTTTATGTATTCATCGTCTAAAAAAGTTGTTAGAAACAATACTCTTGTAGCGATATTTTTATTATTTATATATTCTAGAATGTCTATTCCGGTTTTATCCCCCATTCTTATATCCAATAAAGCAATATCTATTATTTCCTTTTCTAAAAAACTTATAGCATCTTCATATCCATAGCCAATTCCAACTACTTCTATTTCCCTGTCCGATTCAACAATGGTCTTTAATGCATAGGTAATCATCTTATCATCGTCAATAATTATTATATTCATATTTCCTCTTTCTCTATATTAATAAAAACTCTAAATCCCTTTTCATTTGAAACTTGTAATTTTCCATTTATTGCCTCTACCCTAGTTTGAATTGAATTTAAACCAATACCATACTTAATTATTTTCTGATTTGTTCCATTATCCTTTATTAAAATATATATATTATTGGCTGTTTCCCTTAAATTAATTTCTACCAAAGTTGCATTTGAATGCTTCATAATATTATTTAAACATTCATTTACAATATATATAATTGAATATTTAAAATTTAAATCTTTATTTTCGTTAAGATTATAATTAAAGATAATATCAGAAAAAATATAATTTTGAATGATTTTTTCCAACTCATTTTTAAGGTTTATGCTATCCTCTTGTAAATTATGTAAACTTTTTCTTAACTCTTCCATGGATTCTGTTAAGGAATCCTTTAATAAGTTTAAATTATTTATTCTGCTATTATCTTCTTCTCTTACAATTAAGGCACCAACTTGTAAGATAGAACGGGAAATAATATGTCCCACACCATCATGTATATCCCTTGCAATTCTATTTCTCTCTTTGGAAATAGCAAGGGAAATTCCCTTGTCCTGTTCCTCTATTAATAATTGGTTTTCAGTTTTCAATTTAAAGTTCTTTTCATTTGATTCTATTATGAAATTCCTATATTTATTATCTAAATAGGCTATTTTCATATCTTTAAATTTAAATAAAACAGCTATAAATATATTTAAAATAATAAAGAGAGACTGTTCTTTATTAAAAACATTCCAAACGACTAAAATTGCAAAAACTAATATAAGAATATTAAATATTCTATCTCTATTTAGTAGGTTATATAACAGTATGGGGACAAAATAAAGAAACTTTATTTCTATATAAATTAATATAATAAAAATAATCATTGTTAAAAACTTGAATTTTTTATTTTTTAATAAATATGCACAAGTTAATAGGCCTAGGGAAATTAAAGGAATAATAGAATTTCCTAAGGGGAAAGTTATAAGGAAGTATATTGTTGTAATACACCAAATAAAAAAACTACTTAAATAATTGTTCATAAAATCCCACCTTGTTTTAATACTATTAATTATAGAATATATTTAAGGATTTTCATAATAAAACAAAAAAATCCTATACTTATAGTATTCATAAGTATAGGATTTAAATTTATTTATCTTTTCTAAATGTTAAGAACCAAGCAAGACTGTATTCATTGTCAGCTAAATTATCTATTCTCTCTTTAGCTTCTGCTTGTGTTGCTACAGCAGGTACTATGGCATCGTCGCCTGGACGCCAGTCAGCTGGTGTTGCTACATTGTCCTTATCGACTTTTTGTAATGCTTGAATAATTCTTTTTATTTCATCGAAATTTCTTCCAGTTGAAAGTGGATAATAAAGTATAGTTCTAACTATTCCCTTTGGATCTATAACAAATACTGCTCTTACAGCTGAAGTTTTAGATTGATTTGGTTGAATCATACCGTATTTTTTTGCTACATCCATTGTTATATCATCTATAACCGGAAAATTAACTTTTATATTTTTATAATCCTTCCATTCTAAATCTTCAATTGCATTTAACCAAGCAATATGTGATGGTGTAGAGTCAATTGATAGACCTATAAGTTTTGTATTTAGTTCAGCAAATTCTTCTTCCATTGATGCAAAAGTTATAAATTCCGTTGTACAAACCGGTGTAAAATCTGCAGGATGGGAAAATAATATAACCCAACTTCCCTCA
It encodes:
- a CDS encoding sensor histidine kinase, encoding MNNYLSSFFIWCITTIYFLITFPLGNSIIPLISLGLLTCAYLLKNKKFKFLTMIIFIILIYIEIKFLYFVPILLYNLLNRDRIFNILILVFAILVVWNVFNKEQSLFIILNIFIAVLFKFKDMKIAYLDNKYRNFIIESNEKNFKLKTENQLLIEEQDKGISLAISKERNRIARDIHDGVGHIISRSILQVGALIVREEDNSRINNLNLLKDSLTESMEELRKSLHNLQEDSINLKNELEKIIQNYIFSDIIFNYNLNENKDLNFKYSIIYIVNECLNNIMKHSNATLVEINLRETANNIYILIKDNGTNQKIIKYGIGLNSIQTRVEAINGKLQVSNEKGFRVFINIEKEEI
- a CDS encoding M18 family aminopeptidase, encoding MENIEIVKRLMNFIDNSPSVFHVVDNFEKSLMEKGYTKLSRNKKWNLKRNGKYFVSNNNSAIIAFQMGNNLKDNYFRIIGSHSDSPTFRVKPSPEIFEKNHFVKLNTEVYGGPILSTWFDRPLSLAGRVVLKSKDIFSPTIRNINIDKNLLIIPNLAIHMNREINNGYKYNKQKDTLPIIGLINEELEKENYLLNIISKEINEDINNILDFDLFLYDRQKGEFLGNNKEFFTIGKIDNLGMAHASMEALLNSEDSEFTKLVLVSDNEEVGSQTKQGAGSPFLRDTLKRIITTSGGSFEDFEIALDKSFLISADQAHSVHPNYIEKNDPTNSPLINKGPVIKVSARMNYTSDGVSSSIFSQLCNSVNIPVQYFVNRSDILGGSTIGPITTQNLNINSVDIGNPILSMHSIRELAGVKDQEYIYKAFLEFFK
- the tsaB gene encoding tRNA (adenosine(37)-N6)-threonylcarbamoyltransferase complex dimerization subunit type 1 TsaB, which codes for MKILSIDTSTMISSCSVMEDGIIIGDYNINQELTHSETLVPMIKDLLKNLNIKIEDIDLYVVGKGPGSFTGLRIGMTVGKTFAQIFNKDIIGISTLKALASQIISDKIIVPILDARGGRVYYGVYKYSNNEIINIEDDNLIYFDELMNKLNEKYDEIIFVGDINSDFEMEIKENNKFSIAPASLNSCIGRSLCFLANKEKNGVLEESYLTLKPEYIRKSQAQRDLEMKIKNV
- a CDS encoding peroxiredoxin, producing MEDTNINKLPLLGDKAPEFTANTTQGTINFPQDYEGSWVILFSHPADFTPVCTTEFITFASMEEEFAELNTKLIGLSIDSTPSHIAWLNAIEDLEWKDYKNIKVNFPVIDDITMDVAKKYGMIQPNQSKTSAVRAVFVIDPKGIVRTILYYPLSTGRNFDEIKRIIQALQKVDKDNVATPADWRPGDDAIVPAVATQAEAKERIDNLADNEYSLAWFLTFRKDK
- a CDS encoding ECF transporter S component, whose translation is MRKNNNLSIMIKVALLGAIASILMLFDFPLPFAPPFMKIDVSEVPAIIAGFTFGPLWGFIVIVVKLLLKFLTQGTLTAGFGELSNLIVSSSLVVTASLIYKRKKTFKNAIFSLTIGIILMSALATLSNYYVIFPLYGLPMETFAPSMEKINPLVSNVPTFILFSIVPFNIIKGALNAMILGILYKPLLPRLGKSYGS
- the rimI gene encoding ribosomal protein S18-alanine N-acetyltransferase, producing MFKIRKMIYSDIDLISELERKIFKNPWSYESFKSALNNEYAHYFVVEKNNDLIGYFGMIIVLDECQIHNIGIIEEEQNQGYGNKIMQYIVDYCKENNIKYISLEVREYNFKAIHLYSKFGFKKMSRINGYYTNPSEDGLLMRLDIGEKFERIENSSYRNVM
- a CDS encoding response regulator; protein product: MNIIIIDDDKMITYALKTIVESDREIEVVGIGYGYEDAISFLEKEIIDIALLDIRMGDKTGIDILEYINNKNIATRVLFLTTFLDDEYIKNALSLGAYGYILKDDFENIIPAIKAVNAGQKVFGSNVLNTIYNESVNKKEISKILTEKELIILKEVAEGLNNKEISNKLYLSEGTIRNYISSILEKLDLRDRTQLAIYYLNNK
- the tsaE gene encoding tRNA (adenosine(37)-N6)-threonylcarbamoyltransferase complex ATPase subunit type 1 TsaE — encoded protein: MYKYISKNEKETNEFAKKISKALKKGYVISLKGEMGAGKTTFTKMIADSLNIKDNVTSPTFSLVNTYYGNIELNHLDLYRLEDESEVETIDIDNYYYPSGVTIVEWAERALNYLPRDYIEISINKLGETEREFVIEGKNNKEKELIERLK